A window of Acinetobacter sp. TR3 contains these coding sequences:
- a CDS encoding ABC transporter ATP-binding protein: MQHQNETPLLQVDDLQISFKGENKQWIETVKGISFSIPKNKTVALVGESGSGKSVTSLAVMGLLPKGQSQIAAQSRITFEGKDLLNLSAKEIRKICGKEIAMIFQEPMSSLNPVFTVGDQIAEVLCIHLGMGRKQARIRVLELLREVGIPAPETKIDAYPSQLSGGQQQRVMIAMAIACEPKLLIADEPTTALDVTIQKQIIDLLESLRQRHQMSMLFITHDLALVGEIADEVIVMRHGEIRECGAVEQVLEQPKDVYTRALLHCRPQLSTRPYRLPVTSDFMKQDENGQLIESTHLSELNLKQRVRGLSGDEPIVLDVKDLKKSFYSRKGLWGREEFQAVKGVSFQLAKGKTLGLVGESGSGKTTIGLLLMRLHEATGGQALIGGKDILAMTEKEFSRYQRKIQIIFQNPYASLNPRFTIGQILLEPMRIHGIGQNDVERKKMALELLERVSLPAQAYDRYPHEFSGGQRQRIAIARCLTLKPEILICDESVSALDVSVQAQVLNLLQDLQDEFGLSYIFISHDLSVVKYISDQVMVMNHGELVEIANSDELYLHPQHEYTKKLLNAIPQGVSHHH, from the coding sequence ATGCAACATCAAAATGAAACACCGCTATTACAAGTAGACGATCTTCAGATCAGCTTTAAAGGCGAAAATAAACAATGGATCGAAACTGTTAAAGGCATTTCATTTTCAATTCCAAAAAATAAAACTGTGGCACTGGTTGGTGAGTCGGGCAGTGGTAAGTCTGTGACTTCATTGGCGGTGATGGGTTTATTACCGAAAGGACAAAGTCAAATTGCAGCGCAAAGTCGTATTACTTTTGAGGGTAAGGATTTACTGAATTTATCTGCAAAAGAAATTCGGAAAATCTGTGGTAAGGAAATTGCCATGATTTTCCAAGAGCCGATGTCCTCGTTGAATCCTGTCTTTACAGTGGGAGATCAAATTGCCGAAGTGCTGTGCATTCATTTGGGCATGGGACGCAAGCAAGCCAGAATACGAGTGCTTGAGTTACTTCGAGAAGTCGGTATCCCTGCACCTGAAACAAAAATAGATGCTTATCCAAGCCAGCTTTCTGGTGGTCAGCAGCAACGGGTTATGATTGCGATGGCAATCGCCTGTGAACCAAAATTATTGATTGCGGATGAACCGACCACGGCATTAGATGTCACCATTCAAAAGCAGATCATTGATTTATTAGAATCCTTACGTCAACGTCATCAAATGTCGATGCTTTTTATTACCCATGATCTAGCACTGGTTGGCGAAATTGCTGATGAAGTGATCGTGATGCGTCATGGTGAAATCCGTGAATGTGGCGCTGTTGAACAAGTGCTGGAACAGCCGAAAGATGTGTATACCCGTGCTTTGTTGCACTGCCGACCACAACTTTCAACACGTCCATACCGTTTACCTGTGACCAGTGATTTTATGAAGCAGGACGAAAATGGACAACTGATTGAATCAACCCATTTGTCCGAATTAAATCTGAAACAGCGTGTCCGTGGTTTGTCTGGTGATGAGCCGATTGTGCTTGATGTTAAAGATCTGAAAAAGTCGTTTTATAGCCGTAAAGGTTTATGGGGGCGAGAGGAATTTCAGGCCGTAAAAGGCGTGTCCTTCCAACTGGCTAAAGGCAAAACCCTTGGTCTCGTTGGCGAGTCAGGTTCAGGTAAAACCACGATTGGTTTATTGCTGATGCGTTTACATGAGGCGACGGGCGGGCAAGCCTTGATTGGTGGAAAAGATATTCTTGCCATGACTGAGAAAGAATTTTCACGGTATCAGCGTAAGATTCAAATTATTTTCCAGAACCCTTATGCTTCACTCAATCCACGCTTTACCATCGGGCAGATTTTATTGGAGCCAATGCGAATTCATGGTATTGGTCAAAATGATGTCGAGCGTAAAAAGATGGCATTGGAACTGTTAGAACGAGTCAGTTTGCCTGCGCAAGCCTATGATCGTTATCCACATGAATTTTCAGGTGGTCAGCGACAACGGATTGCCATCGCACGCTGTCTGACTTTAAAACCTGAGATTTTGATCTGTGATGAATCCGTTTCTGCTTTGGATGTTTCGGTGCAGGCGCAAGTTTTGAATTTATTGCAGGACCTACAGGATGAATTTGGTTTGAGTTATATCTTTATTTCGCATGATTTATCTGTAGTGAAATATATTTCTGATCAGGTGATGGTGATGAATCATGGGGAATTGGTTGAAATTGCCAATTCAGATGAGTTGTATTTACATCCACAACATGAATATACCAAGAAACTGCTGAATGCCATTCCGCAGGGAGTAAGCCATCATCATTAA
- the rluB gene encoding 23S rRNA pseudouridine(2605) synthase RluB, with protein MSEKLQKVLARVGLGSRRYMEEVIAAGRVSINGKIAQVGERIEPTDELRIDGRKVQFQIEDEIRRRVLIYYKPEGEICSRNDPEKRPTVFDHLPQIANDRWVMVGRLDINSTGLLLFTNDGELANRLMHPSNEVEREYAVRVMGEVTPQIRNNMLKGVELEDGPAKFESFSEIGGEGINRWYQVVVKEGRNREVRRIFESQSLKVSRLLRTRYGTVILPRELRTGRWMELDKTDIDNLAKSVELKPRQGTGLFGMAKRRTEKMAEKPLTARRGGYLRQQRRDDEQNQSQQQQRPSGNGNNNNGRKTIGFNKGFKKF; from the coding sequence ATGAGTGAAAAATTACAAAAGGTTTTAGCGAGAGTCGGGTTAGGCTCACGTCGCTATATGGAGGAAGTCATTGCTGCTGGTCGCGTCAGTATCAATGGGAAAATTGCTCAAGTGGGTGAACGTATTGAACCTACAGATGAACTCCGTATCGATGGTCGTAAAGTTCAGTTTCAGATTGAAGATGAAATTCGCCGCCGTGTTCTCATTTACTATAAACCAGAGGGTGAAATTTGCTCACGCAATGATCCTGAGAAACGTCCAACTGTATTTGATCATTTACCACAAATCGCCAATGATCGTTGGGTGATGGTAGGGCGTCTGGATATTAACAGTACTGGTTTATTGTTATTCACGAATGATGGTGAACTTGCGAATCGTTTAATGCACCCTTCAAACGAAGTTGAGCGTGAATATGCGGTTCGTGTAATGGGTGAAGTCACGCCACAAATTCGCAATAACATGCTGAAAGGTGTTGAGCTTGAAGATGGTCCAGCCAAATTCGAATCATTCTCTGAAATTGGCGGTGAAGGTATCAACCGTTGGTATCAAGTTGTGGTTAAAGAAGGTCGTAATCGCGAAGTACGTCGTATCTTTGAATCACAAAGCTTAAAAGTAAGTCGCTTGTTACGTACCCGTTATGGCACTGTCATTTTGCCACGTGAATTACGTACAGGTCGTTGGATGGAATTAGATAAAACTGATATCGACAACTTAGCGAAATCAGTGGAATTAAAACCACGTCAAGGTACTGGCTTATTTGGTATGGCAAAACGTCGTACTGAAAAAATGGCAGAAAAACCATTGACTGCACGTCGTGGTGGTTATTTACGTCAACAACGCCGTGACGATGAGCAAAATCAATCACAGCAACAGCAACGTCCAAGCGGTAATGGCAACAATAACAATGGTCGTAAAACCATTGGTTTTAATAAAGGCTTTAAGAAGTTCTAA
- the scpB gene encoding SMC-Scp complex subunit ScpB, with the protein MSLDPFDTNEGMSLEDIHHDVLLQIEAILFASDSPVSLARLKEAFQNQYNKQQLRHFLQQLAMLQHGRSIELIETAQGFRFQVRAKYRNIIAQVWPERPTKLSPSLLETVAVIAYHQPVTRADIEQIRGVSNNSQILRNLFDWNWIKESGFRDLPGRPALLVTTPQFLNAFGLASLGQLPPLQNAKEAFMTLDAHAPKS; encoded by the coding sequence ATGAGTTTAGATCCATTTGACACCAATGAAGGAATGTCACTTGAAGATATTCATCACGATGTCTTATTACAGATTGAAGCAATTTTGTTCGCCAGTGACTCACCAGTTTCACTTGCACGACTAAAAGAAGCATTTCAAAACCAATATAATAAACAACAATTACGTCATTTTTTGCAGCAACTTGCGATGTTGCAACATGGCCGTTCAATTGAGTTAATTGAGACGGCTCAAGGGTTCCGTTTTCAGGTGCGAGCAAAGTATCGCAATATTATTGCGCAGGTTTGGCCAGAACGCCCAACCAAATTATCGCCCTCGCTACTCGAAACAGTCGCAGTGATTGCATACCATCAGCCCGTTACACGTGCTGATATTGAACAGATTCGTGGTGTATCGAATAATAGTCAGATCTTGAGAAACTTATTTGACTGGAACTGGATCAAAGAATCTGGTTTTAGAGATCTACCTGGAAGACCTGCGTTGTTAGTCACAACGCCCCAATTTTTAAATGCATTTGGTTTAGCTTCGCTAGGTCAATTGCCTCCCCTGCAGAACGCCAAGGAAGCATTCATGACACTCGATGCACATGCACCGAAGTCTTGA
- a CDS encoding segregation and condensation protein A: MNQILPSTLELIPSIRVLDEWQEVIPEDLYIPPAAFEILLEQFEGPLDFLIYLIQKNGFDLLQLDISPIATQYLSYMDSMKSLNIELTADYMVMAALLADLKSRLLLPKPIIVDQFEKDPKQDLIDRLETYLRIKQAAERLGQMPIFERDTFSANVSIGHIAPIYEGYDVDALRDALFCVFNRPEPITHIVAQEPVLLEERIAFIESQLASGQALSFMELLNPMQGRMGMVVTFMAVLELTRQQKIQIIHTGIEAPLTVQGIAA; the protein is encoded by the coding sequence ATGAATCAAATTCTTCCTTCGACCTTGGAATTAATTCCTTCCATTCGTGTGCTTGACGAGTGGCAAGAAGTCATACCTGAAGATTTGTACATTCCACCTGCCGCATTTGAAATTTTACTGGAGCAGTTTGAAGGACCATTAGACTTTCTGATTTATTTGATTCAGAAAAATGGCTTTGATCTTTTACAACTCGATATCTCTCCAATCGCAACACAGTATCTATCCTATATGGATAGTATGAAGTCTTTGAATATCGAATTAACTGCAGATTATATGGTGATGGCAGCACTACTCGCTGATTTGAAATCACGATTATTGCTTCCAAAACCAATTATAGTTGATCAATTTGAAAAAGATCCTAAACAAGATTTGATTGATCGTTTAGAAACATACCTCCGTATTAAGCAAGCGGCTGAACGATTGGGGCAAATGCCAATCTTTGAAAGAGATACTTTTAGTGCCAATGTAAGTATTGGACATATTGCTCCAATTTATGAAGGTTATGATGTCGATGCCTTACGTGATGCACTATTTTGTGTGTTTAATCGTCCAGAACCGATTACACATATTGTTGCGCAGGAACCAGTACTGCTCGAAGAACGTATAGCATTTATTGAAAGCCAACTTGCATCAGGTCAAGCATTAAGTTTTATGGAATTATTAAATCCTATGCAAGGTCGTATGGGCATGGTGGTGACTTTTATGGCAGTGCTTGAACTCACGCGCCAGCAAAAAATTCAAATCATCCATACAGGTATTGAAGCTCCTTTAACAGTTCAAGGCATTGCAGCATGA
- a CDS encoding IS3 family transposase (programmed frameshift), with protein sequence MAKRFSPEFKQQAIDHALSNSHEPIAAIAHKLGVGYSTLDKWIREANPVGSSKRQLSPEQQRILELEKEVKQLKEANDNLKKSACVLSDRSCQEKYTVIQDMDINEVTVSSVCKCLDVSTSGYYAWRKRQTNTAQKYNDLKVVYWQHHARLGAPSLVHDMRDLGYRMSERTVGRMLKKLGLRSRIARKYKHTTDSNHRLSTASNLLDRQFTVTQPNKVWTTDITYIRTKEGWLYLCVMLDLFSRRIVGWQTSHRIDRQLVCDAFNYAMARQGYPTGVMVHSDQGSQYCSRDFRALLLTNNCIQSMSRRGNCWDNAVTESFFHTLKGHVVHGSVFSTRKEANAILFEYIEVYYNRIRRHSANGWLSPEAFEQKYFKNLEGSVVHDTV encoded by the exons ATGGCTAAACGTTTTAGTCCGGAATTTAAACAGCAAGCAATTGATCATGCACTTTCAAACTCCCACGAGCCTATAGCTGCAATCGCCCATAAATTAGGTGTGGGTTATTCAACCTTAGATAAATGGATTCGTGAAGCCAATCCAGTAGGTTCAAGCAAACGTCAACTTTCTCCTGAACAACAGCGGATCTTGGAATTAGAAAAAGAAGTCAAACAGCTCAAGGAAGCCAATGACA ATCTTAAAAAAAGCGCATGTGTACTTTCTGACAGATCATGCCAAGAAAAGTACACGGTAATTCAAGATATGGATATAAATGAAGTCACTGTGTCTTCTGTCTGTAAATGCCTAGATGTCAGCACTTCAGGCTATTATGCCTGGCGAAAACGCCAGACCAATACAGCGCAGAAATACAATGATTTAAAAGTTGTATATTGGCAGCATCATGCGCGCTTGGGTGCACCGTCATTGGTACATGACATGCGTGATTTAGGTTATCGCATGAGCGAACGTACCGTTGGAAGGATGCTAAAAAAGCTTGGTTTACGTAGTAGGATTGCACGTAAATACAAGCATACGACTGATTCAAACCATCGTTTGTCTACAGCATCAAATTTGTTGGATCGCCAATTTACAGTTACTCAGCCTAATAAAGTTTGGACAACGGATATTACCTATATCCGAACTAAAGAAGGCTGGCTGTATTTATGTGTGATGCTAGATCTATTCAGCCGTCGTATTGTGGGTTGGCAAACCAGCCATCGAATAGACCGCCAATTGGTGTGTGATGCGTTTAATTATGCAATGGCTCGTCAGGGTTATCCAACGGGTGTCATGGTGCATTCGGATCAAGGTAGTCAGTACTGTAGTCGTGATTTTAGGGCGCTATTATTGACGAATAACTGTATTCAAAGCATGTCTAGACGAGGAAACTGTTGGGACAATGCAGTGACCGAAAGCTTCTTCCATACCCTGAAGGGGCATGTAGTACATGGCAGTGTATTTTCTACGAGAAAAGAGGCAAATGCTATCTTGTTTGAGTATATTGAAGTTTACTACAATCGAATCAGAAGGCATTCTGCAAATGGCTGGTTAAGTCCAGAAGCCTTTGAACAGAAATATTTCAAGAATTTAGAGGGATCGGTTGTCCACGATACTGTCTAG
- a CDS encoding GNAT family N-acetyltransferase — MKNYLKTQQNQFGQTIGFSLEENVTASPVQGKLFGQYVQLIDVADGITNQVAEQLWEVVSTEPDEQCWTYLPYSAPHSQHSLKDSLDNLFGFKDSTHFLIQVAEEIQGWVALLNPRLGHGVIEIGNVYFSHKMKKSKASTETIFLLLEQCFAQGFRRIEWKCDDCNAPSKAAALRFGFQYEGLFRQDRIVKNRNRNTVWFSIIDEEWSDLEKTYQQWLSPDNFDAQGFQKQRLSEFFID, encoded by the coding sequence ATGAAAAATTATTTAAAAACACAACAGAATCAGTTCGGACAAACGATAGGCTTTTCGCTTGAAGAAAATGTGACAGCTTCACCCGTGCAGGGAAAATTATTTGGGCAATACGTTCAGTTGATTGATGTAGCAGATGGAATTACGAATCAGGTCGCAGAACAGTTATGGGAAGTTGTATCCACAGAACCCGATGAGCAATGCTGGACTTATCTGCCATATTCTGCACCACATAGCCAACATAGTTTAAAAGATTCATTAGACAACTTATTCGGCTTTAAAGATTCCACTCACTTTCTAATTCAAGTTGCTGAAGAGATACAAGGTTGGGTTGCTTTGTTAAATCCGAGGCTTGGGCATGGCGTGATTGAGATTGGTAATGTTTATTTTTCACATAAAATGAAAAAATCAAAGGCATCAACTGAAACAATTTTTTTACTGCTAGAACAATGTTTTGCACAAGGTTTTAGACGTATTGAATGGAAATGTGATGATTGTAATGCGCCTTCTAAAGCTGCAGCATTACGCTTTGGTTTTCAATATGAAGGTTTATTCCGCCAAGACAGAATTGTGAAAAACCGAAACCGAAATACCGTATGGTTTTCAATCATTGATGAGGAATGGTCAGACTTGGAGAAAACCTATCAGCAATGGCTGAGTCCTGATAATTTTGATGCGCAGGGTTTTCAGAAACAACGTCTTTCAGAATTTTTTATCGACTAA
- a CDS encoding L-threonylcarbamoyladenylate synthase: MLHLHIHPENPQARLITQAVERIRAGDVVVYPTDAAYAIGCQIGNKSAMERIAQIRGLGPKHQYAIMCCDLSDIATYAKVDNAMYRLLKANTPAITTFILPATSEVPKRLMHPKKKTIGLRIPSNPVAQALLQELGEPLLTSTLILPDQKDPLDDPYDIENQLAKRIDVFIDSGFGTLSTTSIVDLSGENPVVVRRGVGDVSAFE, encoded by the coding sequence ATGTTACATTTACATATTCATCCTGAAAATCCACAGGCTCGCTTAATCACACAAGCCGTTGAGCGTATTCGTGCGGGTGATGTTGTGGTTTATCCAACAGATGCAGCCTATGCGATTGGTTGTCAGATTGGGAATAAAAGTGCGATGGAGCGAATAGCTCAAATTCGTGGCTTAGGTCCTAAACATCAATATGCAATTATGTGTTGTGATTTATCGGATATTGCAACTTATGCAAAAGTCGATAATGCGATGTACAGACTGTTAAAAGCCAATACCCCTGCTATTACTACATTTATTTTACCTGCCACCAGTGAAGTGCCAAAGCGCTTAATGCACCCAAAGAAAAAAACAATTGGTCTGCGCATTCCAAGTAATCCTGTTGCACAAGCTTTATTACAAGAACTTGGTGAACCGTTATTAACCAGTACATTGATCTTGCCTGATCAAAAAGATCCGCTTGATGATCCTTATGATATTGAAAATCAACTGGCCAAACGAATTGACGTGTTTATTGATAGTGGTTTTGGCACTTTATCGACTACGAGTATTGTAGATTTATCAGGAGAAAATCCTGTAGTTGTCCGTCGTGGTGTGGGTGATGTCAGTGCTTTTGAGTAA
- a CDS encoding elongation factor P hydroxylase has protein sequence MHLLQPQLEVTTSSLVSPHSINAPMLTPDQVQRSSWQELTTEPEQVDWLILHFNDWFSHHNVTLVKGDFEPEYFPAINQQPAKIQFAHGFFNSALHEISHWSISGEKRRLLPDLGYWYAPDGRTAEQQALFEQVEIKPQAIEWLFATAFGRKFRVSLDNLTGDSGNGTQFKDNVFAQVQRYFSGEATLPRDAALFIHYICVCTRNGLPLQLNEFKRELLD, from the coding sequence ATGCATCTGTTGCAGCCGCAACTTGAAGTAACAACTTCATCACTTGTTAGCCCCCATTCAATCAATGCTCCTATGTTAACACCAGATCAAGTGCAACGCTCATCTTGGCAAGAGTTAACAACAGAACCAGAACAGGTTGATTGGCTTATTTTACACTTTAATGATTGGTTTTCCCACCATAATGTCACGCTTGTTAAAGGTGATTTTGAACCAGAATATTTCCCAGCGATAAATCAACAACCTGCAAAAATCCAATTTGCACATGGTTTCTTTAACAGTGCCTTACATGAAATTAGTCATTGGAGTATTTCAGGTGAAAAACGTCGCCTTTTACCTGATTTAGGTTATTGGTATGCACCCGATGGTCGTACTGCAGAACAGCAAGCTTTATTTGAACAAGTTGAAATTAAGCCTCAAGCCATTGAATGGTTATTTGCAACAGCCTTTGGTCGAAAGTTTCGTGTCTCTTTAGATAACCTAACGGGTGATAGCGGCAATGGGACACAATTTAAAGATAATGTTTTTGCTCAAGTACAACGTTATTTTTCAGGTGAAGCCACTTTACCACGAGATGCTGCACTTTTTATTCACTATATCTGTGTTTGTACCCGTAATGGCTTACCATTACAACTAAATGAATTTAAACGTGAATTACTTGATTGA
- a CDS encoding YceD family protein: MSANTFPSQIEPFKWAEQGYTWSGTLPLSRFARIAREAVGSIDDQLINIDCKLSMDAYHRIVWLDGHIDTKVPMECQRCLGPVEIELVSEFHLALIDDESLIERLDEDADFIVLGESESSKKGSIDTPASIDLLALLEDELLLLMPLSPKHDVCEHKHQPVVQDVVEEKRDNPFDVLASLKGKLNS; the protein is encoded by the coding sequence ATGTCAGCAAATACTTTTCCAAGCCAAATCGAGCCATTTAAATGGGCTGAACAGGGCTATACATGGTCAGGAACACTGCCATTGTCTCGCTTTGCTCGTATTGCTCGAGAAGCTGTTGGTTCAATTGATGATCAATTGATCAACATAGACTGTAAGCTATCAATGGATGCCTATCATCGCATTGTATGGTTAGATGGACATATTGATACTAAAGTTCCAATGGAATGCCAACGTTGTTTGGGACCTGTTGAAATTGAATTAGTCTCAGAATTTCATTTAGCTTTAATTGATGATGAGTCACTGATAGAGCGATTGGATGAGGATGCTGATTTCATCGTTTTAGGTGAAAGTGAATCGTCGAAAAAAGGGAGTATTGATACACCTGCTTCGATTGATTTACTCGCATTACTAGAAGATGAATTGTTATTGTTGATGCCTTTGTCTCCCAAACATGATGTTTGTGAGCATAAACATCAACCTGTCGTTCAGGACGTTGTCGAAGAAAAACGGGATAATCCGTTTGATGTTTTGGCAAGTTTGAAAGGCAAACTTAACTCATAA
- the rpmF gene encoding 50S ribosomal protein L32, with protein sequence MAVQQNRKSRSRRDMRRSHDALTENALSVDQTTGETHRRHHVTKDGIYRGRQLFAKAADAE encoded by the coding sequence ATGGCCGTTCAGCAAAACCGTAAAAGTCGCTCTCGCCGTGACATGCGCCGTTCACATGACGCTTTAACCGAGAATGCATTATCTGTAGACCAAACTACTGGTGAAACTCATCGTCGTCACCACGTGACTAAAGACGGTATTTACCGTGGTCGTCAATTATTCGCTAAAGCAGCTGATGCTGAATAA
- the fabD gene encoding ACP S-malonyltransferase yields MSTKRLEQAAQATKTAFVFPGQGSQKVGMLAELAEQFSVVRDTFAEASAALGFDLWQIAQSGEGLDQTENTQPVLLTASIALWRVWLELGGIAPKYLAGHSLGEYSALVAAEAMTLADAVKLVHLRGKLMQSAVPQGTGAMAAILGLADEKVIELCQKVNVTAAGQGSVEAANYNAQGQVVIAGSTALVQQVMAEAKEQSGKAIALPVSVPSHCTLMKPAAEKFAEALEQTAIELPHLPVIQNVNAEIATDVAQLRQALTAQLYQSVQWTRTMQYLQDEGVQYVVECGPGTVLSNLAKRLPNIEKAFAIDSKARMEDALNAVLVAEGKIA; encoded by the coding sequence ATGTCGACTAAGCGACTTGAGCAGGCTGCTCAAGCAACAAAAACAGCATTTGTTTTTCCTGGTCAGGGTTCACAAAAAGTAGGGATGTTGGCTGAGCTTGCAGAGCAGTTTAGTGTCGTTCGAGATACCTTTGCAGAAGCATCAGCAGCACTTGGTTTCGATCTTTGGCAGATTGCCCAAAGTGGTGAGGGTTTAGATCAAACTGAAAATACTCAACCAGTTCTGCTAACAGCAAGTATTGCCTTATGGCGTGTATGGTTAGAGTTAGGTGGTATAGCACCGAAATACTTGGCTGGACATTCTTTGGGAGAATATAGTGCGCTTGTTGCAGCAGAGGCAATGACTCTAGCTGACGCGGTTAAATTAGTCCATTTACGCGGAAAATTGATGCAGAGTGCTGTTCCTCAAGGTACAGGCGCAATGGCTGCAATTCTTGGTTTAGCCGATGAGAAAGTGATCGAGCTTTGCCAAAAAGTGAATGTAACTGCGGCTGGTCAAGGTTCGGTTGAAGCGGCGAATTATAATGCGCAAGGTCAGGTGGTGATTGCAGGCAGTACAGCTTTGGTTCAGCAAGTCATGGCTGAAGCAAAAGAGCAATCAGGTAAAGCGATTGCATTGCCTGTTTCTGTTCCGTCACATTGTACCTTGATGAAACCAGCAGCAGAAAAGTTTGCTGAAGCTTTGGAACAAACTGCCATTGAGCTACCCCACCTTCCTGTAATACAAAATGTCAACGCGGAAATCGCGACAGATGTTGCTCAATTACGACAGGCATTGACGGCTCAGTTATATCAGTCAGTTCAATGGACACGTACCATGCAATATCTTCAAGATGAAGGTGTGCAGTATGTGGTTGAATGTGGACCAGGTACAGTACTCAGCAATCTTGCCAAGCGATTACCCAACATAGAAAAAGCATTTGCGATTGATAGCAAAGCACGTATGGAAGATGCCCTAAACGCAGTGTTAGTGGCAGAAGGAAAAATTGCATGA
- the fabG gene encoding 3-oxoacyl-ACP reductase FabG, with the protein MTQQRKVALVTGASRGIGAAIAQQLIQDGYFVVGTATSESGAQKLTESFAEHGAGAVLDVRDGAAIDALVSDIEQKYGSVLILVNNAGITKDNLLLRMSEDDWDDILNIHLKAVYRLSKRVLKGMTKARFGRIINISSVVAHFANPGQANYSAAKAGIEAFSRSLAKEMGSRQITVNSVAPGFIATEMTDQLSEDIRKKMTDQVALSRLGEPQDIADAVSFLASDKASYITGTVLHVNGGLYMA; encoded by the coding sequence ATGACACAACAACGAAAAGTTGCGTTAGTGACAGGAGCAAGCCGTGGTATTGGCGCAGCAATTGCACAGCAACTCATTCAAGACGGTTATTTTGTGGTAGGCACCGCAACTTCTGAATCAGGTGCGCAAAAACTGACAGAAAGCTTTGCTGAACATGGAGCAGGTGCTGTACTCGATGTTCGTGATGGTGCAGCGATTGATGCACTTGTATCAGATATTGAACAGAAATATGGTTCAGTACTGATCTTGGTGAACAACGCAGGCATTACCAAAGATAACTTGTTGCTTCGTATGTCGGAAGATGATTGGGACGATATTCTCAACATTCACCTCAAAGCCGTTTACCGCTTATCTAAGCGTGTATTGAAGGGCATGACCAAAGCACGTTTTGGCCGCATTATTAACATTAGTTCAGTGGTTGCACATTTTGCCAACCCTGGACAGGCGAACTACTCAGCAGCAAAAGCAGGGATTGAAGCATTCAGTCGTAGCTTAGCCAAAGAGATGGGGAGTCGTCAGATTACAGTGAACAGTGTTGCACCTGGTTTCATTGCCACTGAAATGACTGATCAGTTAAGCGAAGATATTCGTAAAAAAATGACTGATCAAGTAGCTTTAAGTCGTCTAGGTGAACCTCAAGATATTGCTGATGCAGTGAGTTTCTTGGCTAGTGATAAGGCTAGTTACATTACTGGTACAGTTTTACACGTAAATGGTGGGCTATACATGGCCTAA
- the acpP gene encoding acyl carrier protein, with translation MSDIEQRIKQAVAEQLGMRAEEIKNEASFMDDLGADSLDLVELVMSFENDFDITIPDEDSNEITTVQSAIDYVTKKLG, from the coding sequence GTGAGCGATATCGAACAACGCATCAAACAAGCTGTAGCTGAACAATTAGGTATGCGTGCCGAAGAGATTAAAAACGAAGCATCTTTTATGGATGACTTAGGTGCTGACTCTTTAGATTTGGTTGAACTTGTAATGTCTTTCGAAAATGATTTTGACATCACGATTCCAGACGAAGATTCTAATGAAATCACGACTGTTCAATCTGCAATTGATTATGTAACCAAAAAACTTGGTTAA
- a CDS encoding acyl carrier protein: protein MNIDNRIKQIIIEQLGEDEDEDEDEDEDEDEVVPNATFIDDLGADSLDVVELIMAFEEEFGIEIPDEEAEKILSVRNAIDYVAAHVGEDS from the coding sequence ATGAATATAGACAACCGTATTAAACAAATCATCATTGAGCAGCTTGGTGAAGATGAAGATGAAGATGAAGATGAAGATGAAGATGAAGATGAAGTTGTACCAAATGCAACTTTTATAGATGATTTAGGCGCTGACTCTTTGGATGTTGTTGAGCTGATTATGGCTTTTGAAGAAGAGTTTGGTATTGAGATTCCAGATGAAGAGGCAGAAAAAATTCTCTCAGTCCGTAATGCTATTGATTATGTGGCAGCTCATGTAGGAGAAGATAGTTAG